In the Streptomyces spororaveus genome, GTGCCCCGTCCTCATGGATCCGGATGACGATGTCCCCGCCCGAGACGAAATGGTTCACCGGACGGACGGCGGGCAGCGCGTGGTGCGTGAAGACGATGCGCCCCAGGGACACCGTCGAGAGCAGCCGCAGGGCCTCGGCCCTGTCCAGCTCCCGCATGTGCCGGGCGGCCGTCGTCTCGACGCACCGACCGCCGGGTCCGCGTACGGCTTCCTGATCCATGGTGTGTACCTCACGAGACGACGAGCTGCAGGTCGCGGTCCGCGGCGAGCACCCGCATGGACTTGGCCACCAGGGGCGGCACATCGCACAGCAGGAGCCGCGTTCCCTCCGCACGACAGCGGCGGTGCAGACGGATGAAGAGGTCGATGCCCGCGCTGTCGCAGAAGGAGAGGTCGCACAGGTTCAGGATGATGTTCCGGTGGCCGGATCGGGCGAGTTCGCACAGGCGCGGCCCCACTTGCTCCGCCGTGTAGAGGTCGAGCTCTCCGGCCAGGGCGATTCTCAGGCCCCGGTCGTCCCGGGCCACGGT is a window encoding:
- a CDS encoding STAS domain-containing protein: MTTALIDLKTVARDDRGLRIALAGELDLYTAEQVGPRLCELARSGHRNIILNLCDLSFCDSAGIDLFIRLHRRCRAEGTRLLLCDVPPLVAKSMRVLAADRDLQLVVS